Proteins from a genomic interval of Desulfovibrio piger:
- a CDS encoding FeoA family protein — protein sequence MTLDDVHSMSRCTVKRVTAKGMLGQRLSDMGFCPGICFLFVRRAPLRDPIHVQIGSYHVALRSGEARHIELDSCSPCPAR from the coding sequence ATGACTCTTGACGACGTCCACTCCATGTCCCGGTGCACGGTAAAACGGGTCACGGCAAAAGGTATGCTGGGGCAACGCCTCAGTGACATGGGATTTTGTCCGGGTATCTGCTTTCTGTTTGTAAGGCGTGCACCACTCCGGGATCCTATCCACGTGCAGATAGGATCCTATCATGTGGCACTTCGCAGCGGTGAGGCCAGGCATATAGAGCTGGATTCCTGCTCTCCGTGCCCGGCAAGGTAA
- the ruvX gene encoding Holliday junction resolvase RuvX, giving the protein MKWVGIDYGLARTGLAATDPEGIMAYPLATIRLADYANRKEFLAALAGRILEERPDAVVMGLPLLTDGTESMTTRQVRNVTERLKRRVPLPFYFMSELLSSEAAERELREVGRTGRRCKAVLDQQAAVRILESFLSLSPDQRRPA; this is encoded by the coding sequence TTGAAATGGGTAGGTATTGATTACGGCCTGGCCCGCACGGGCCTGGCCGCCACCGACCCGGAAGGCATCATGGCCTATCCGCTGGCCACCATCCGCCTGGCCGACTACGCCAACCGCAAGGAATTCCTGGCGGCGCTGGCCGGGCGGATCCTTGAGGAGCGCCCCGACGCCGTGGTCATGGGCCTGCCCCTGCTCACCGACGGCACCGAGAGCATGACCACCCGGCAGGTGCGCAACGTCACCGAGCGCCTCAAGCGCCGCGTGCCCCTGCCCTTCTATTTCATGTCCGAGCTGCTCAGCTCCGAGGCCGCCGAGCGCGAACTGCGCGAGGTGGGCCGCACGGGCCGCCGCTGCAAGGCCGTGCTGGACCAGCAGGCCGCCGTGCGCATCCTGGAGTCCTTTCTTTCCCTCAGCCCTGACCAGCGGAGGCCGGCATGA
- a CDS encoding DUF4857 domain-containing protein, with the protein MMRAAALLCLTLMSALILSWGLPQLYDMALLKSLDKTHAFFSPVLKKFIYTEQVHGEDEKAAQKSDGHHADIVYKDEDGGYHDRLEFEAALPFIYFRNMEARGLLPVRLEGRILQREDIERSRRVLELPARQLDGKGPAREYLPLLEADPGQVALVYPDDRFRLTATGMQFLNADSNTPDQGLSRRFTDALLAAGFRFPARHVGGNFTTFKPYEGGVFLVDGTGALFHLLRYHDQPRVTAVPLPSGVTPRHVLVSESRERRWLGLMLDDEKTVWLMKERGAGLPPALLPLSIPHYEPDSMDCKLIFDPLYLTAVVSDATHLHAAVYRRPQALTDTPLLPLRTFSHHMSRAQRVWQHHLADTIFPFRLTFTHEDRESFSPEITLSPRWASLALPFCLALALLHGLRLARRHELTGSRWLEVGMILGGGIFSLIPLLLLDERS; encoded by the coding sequence ATGATGCGTGCCGCAGCCCTGCTCTGCCTTACCCTAATGTCCGCTCTTATCCTGTCCTGGGGCCTGCCTCAGCTCTATGACATGGCCCTGCTCAAATCGCTGGACAAAACACATGCCTTCTTCAGTCCCGTGCTGAAAAAATTCATTTATACGGAACAGGTCCACGGCGAGGACGAAAAAGCCGCCCAAAAATCCGACGGGCACCATGCCGATATCGTCTACAAGGACGAAGACGGCGGTTACCATGACCGGCTGGAATTCGAGGCGGCCCTGCCCTTCATCTATTTCCGCAACATGGAGGCCCGCGGGCTGCTCCCCGTCCGCCTTGAAGGCAGGATCCTGCAACGTGAGGATATCGAGCGCTCACGACGGGTCCTGGAACTGCCCGCACGCCAGCTCGACGGCAAGGGGCCTGCACGGGAATATCTGCCCCTGCTGGAAGCCGATCCTGGACAGGTGGCGCTGGTCTACCCGGACGACCGCTTCCGCCTGACGGCAACAGGGATGCAGTTCCTCAACGCCGACAGCAACACACCGGACCAGGGCCTGAGCAGGCGTTTTACCGACGCTCTGCTCGCGGCGGGATTCCGTTTTCCCGCCCGACATGTAGGGGGGAACTTCACCACCTTCAAGCCATATGAGGGGGGCGTCTTTCTGGTGGACGGGACAGGGGCGCTCTTCCACCTGCTGCGATACCATGACCAGCCGCGAGTGACGGCCGTGCCATTACCGTCCGGCGTCACGCCCCGCCACGTTCTGGTATCCGAAAGCCGGGAACGTCGCTGGCTGGGACTGATGCTGGATGATGAGAAGACCGTCTGGCTCATGAAGGAGCGCGGAGCCGGACTGCCGCCGGCATTGCTGCCGCTGTCCATACCGCATTACGAGCCTGACAGCATGGATTGCAAGCTCATCTTCGATCCCCTCTACCTCACGGCCGTCGTATCGGACGCGACACACCTGCATGCCGCTGTCTACAGGCGGCCGCAGGCACTGACGGACACGCCGCTTCTCCCGTTACGGACCTTTTCGCACCACATGTCCCGTGCCCAACGCGTCTGGCAGCATCACCTTGCCGACACCATCTTCCCCTTCCGCCTGACGTTCACCCATGAAGACCGGGAGTCCTTCTCGCCCGAGATCACGCTCTCTCCCCGCTGGGCTTCCCTTGCCCTGCCGTTCTGCCTGGCACTGGCCCTGCTCCATGGCCTGCGTCTCGCACGGCGGCATGAACTCACGGGCAGCCGCTGGCTTGAGGTCGGCATGATCCTGGGGGGCGGCATCTTCAGCCTGATCCCTCTGCTGCTCCTTGACGAACGGAGCTGA
- the mltG gene encoding endolytic transglycosylase MltG, protein MKTVLRIVAVLVLLAAAAAGWAGYEAWTFLKTPPATPGQEAFFDVEPGANVRRVADKLEERGLITDARKFLLLARYKKWDSRLQAGRFALNTGWLPEQVLDTLVNGQPVLFRVTVPEGLTWWQTARVLEEAGLVRFEDFRAVITDPAFLRHYGIPFDSAEGFLMPDTYLLKKADVPDKAQARAVAGRMVDNFWRKGDALWPDGKRPSRDELRRLVILASVVEKETAFADERPRVAGVYANRLRINMALQADPTVIYGLGPNFDGNLRRRHLDDANNIYNTYQRPGLPPGPICSFGASALAAAITPEEHKYLYFVAITDGGRHAFSTNLDDHNRAVRQYLKNRRAQRQQ, encoded by the coding sequence ATGAAGACCGTACTGCGCATCGTGGCTGTCCTTGTCCTGCTGGCGGCGGCCGCTGCCGGCTGGGCGGGGTACGAGGCCTGGACCTTCCTCAAGACGCCCCCGGCCACACCGGGGCAGGAAGCCTTCTTCGACGTGGAACCCGGCGCCAATGTGCGCCGTGTGGCCGACAAGCTGGAAGAACGCGGCCTCATCACCGATGCGCGCAAGTTCCTGCTGCTGGCCCGCTACAAAAAGTGGGACAGCCGTCTGCAGGCCGGCCGCTTTGCCCTCAATACGGGCTGGCTGCCGGAACAGGTGCTGGATACCCTGGTCAACGGCCAGCCGGTGCTGTTCCGCGTCACCGTGCCCGAAGGCCTGACCTGGTGGCAGACCGCCAGGGTGCTGGAAGAGGCCGGGCTGGTACGCTTTGAGGATTTCCGGGCCGTCATCACGGATCCGGCCTTTTTGCGCCACTACGGCATCCCCTTCGATTCGGCCGAGGGCTTCCTCATGCCGGACACCTATCTGCTCAAGAAGGCCGACGTGCCCGACAAGGCCCAGGCCCGTGCCGTGGCCGGCCGCATGGTGGACAACTTCTGGCGCAAGGGCGACGCCCTCTGGCCCGACGGCAAACGGCCCTCCCGCGACGAGCTGCGCCGTCTGGTGATCCTGGCTTCCGTCGTGGAGAAGGAGACCGCCTTTGCCGACGAGCGGCCGCGCGTGGCCGGCGTCTATGCCAACCGTTTGCGCATCAACATGGCGCTCCAGGCCGACCCCACGGTCATCTACGGGCTGGGGCCCAACTTTGACGGCAACCTGCGCCGCCGCCATCTGGACGACGCCAACAACATCTACAACACCTACCAGCGTCCCGGCCTGCCGCCCGGCCCCATCTGCTCGTTCGGCGCCAGCGCCCTGGCCGCGGCCATCACGCCCGAAGAGCACAAGTACCTCTATTTCGTGGCCATCACCGACGGCGGTCGCCACGCTTTTTCCACCAACCTCGACGATCATAACCGCGCCGTGCGACAGTACCTCAAGAACCGTCGCGCCCAGCGCCAGCAATAA
- a CDS encoding ABC transporter ATP-binding protein — MRFPPVCVDHLRHAYGKHKVYEDLSLSFEMGKIYGLLGKNGVGKTTLIKIIMGFLKPLGGSCRIFGDPAHAIRPATRERVGLLFERHLAYDFFTIAQVERFMAAFYPRWKAERYHALVDVLGLPSTHRIAHMSEGQRSQVVLGLMLAQDPDLLVLDDYSLGLDAGYRRLFVDCLCEFLRDGRHTVILTSHVIQDMDRFVDEAIFLRRGGDALKLPLRDFMDTFRCYRLQHRDVPDATARDRLDALACGRHPLPDGLINAEAHSDHYELFGFVTASGMAEALARTGLSLSPATMIPTAMNLEDAFIGYTGRR; from the coding sequence ATGCGATTTCCCCCGGTCTGCGTGGACCATCTCCGGCACGCCTATGGAAAGCACAAGGTCTATGAAGATCTGTCGCTCTCTTTTGAGATGGGCAAGATTTACGGTCTGCTGGGCAAGAACGGCGTTGGCAAGACGACGCTGATCAAGATAATCATGGGCTTTCTCAAGCCGCTGGGCGGCAGCTGCCGTATCTTCGGGGACCCCGCCCATGCCATACGGCCCGCTACCCGGGAGAGGGTAGGCCTGCTTTTTGAGCGCCACCTTGCCTATGATTTCTTCACCATTGCCCAGGTCGAACGCTTTATGGCGGCTTTTTATCCCCGCTGGAAAGCGGAACGTTATCATGCCCTTGTGGATGTCCTGGGCCTGCCCTCCACGCATCGCATCGCCCATATGAGTGAAGGGCAGCGCTCACAGGTCGTTTTGGGGCTCATGCTGGCCCAGGATCCGGACCTACTGGTACTGGACGACTACTCACTGGGCCTTGATGCCGGTTACCGGCGTCTCTTTGTGGACTGCCTGTGCGAATTTTTGCGTGACGGGCGGCATACGGTCATCCTTACGTCCCATGTCATCCAGGACATGGACCGATTTGTGGATGAAGCCATCTTTCTCCGGCGCGGCGGCGATGCCCTGAAACTGCCCCTTCGGGATTTCATGGACACGTTCCGCTGCTATCGCCTGCAGCACCGGGACGTTCCTGACGCCACTGCCCGTGACCGGCTGGACGCCCTGGCCTGCGGCAGGCATCCCCTGCCCGATGGTCTCATCAATGCAGAAGCCCACAGTGACCATTATGAACTGTTCGGCTTCGTCACGGCCTCCGGCATGGCCGAGGCCCTGGCCCGCACTGGCCTGTCCCTGTCCCCGGCAACCATGATCCCGACAGCCATGAACCTCGAAGATGCCTTCATCGGCTATACCGGCAGGAGGTAG
- a CDS encoding MmcQ/YjbR family DNA-binding protein: MPARGAILAYVREKFGTEPEYPWARYPHYAVLRHQQGRKWYALIMDVPPDRLGLAGDGPVEIINLKSDGVLDLLISGTPGILPAYHMDKRHWVSILLDGGITPEELFALIDASHALTGGPRRHRMPLAK; this comes from the coding sequence ATGCCCGCGCGTGGCGCCATCCTCGCCTACGTCAGGGAAAAGTTCGGCACGGAACCGGAATACCCCTGGGCCCGGTATCCGCACTATGCCGTCCTGCGCCACCAGCAGGGACGGAAGTGGTACGCCCTGATCATGGACGTGCCCCCGGACCGGCTGGGCCTGGCCGGAGACGGACCGGTGGAGATCATCAACCTGAAGTCCGACGGCGTCCTGGATCTGCTCATCAGCGGGACGCCGGGCATCCTGCCCGCCTACCATATGGACAAAAGGCACTGGGTCTCCATCCTTCTGGACGGGGGCATCACGCCCGAAGAGCTGTTCGCGCTCATCGACGCGAGCCACGCCCTGACCGGCGGCCCCCGCCGCCACAGGATGCCCCTTGCCAAATGA
- the feoB gene encoding ferrous iron transport protein B encodes MEQILTVLAGQPNCGKSTIFNMLTGARQYVANYPGVTVEKKAGSFVCGDTRVELVDLPGTYSLASWSPEEMAARQFIVEEDPAQIVAVLDASTLEKSLYLCLQLLEMRRPTLAVLNMMDVAAKRGIRVDADALSQALGIPVIRAQASKGIGKQELYSAITARHGRSGSAEIVDYGELETDIREITRLLPRQGVKGYPSRWFAIKLLEQDSLAEGLLASVDTEDGRIAALTRQCRESWATRHGEDMVRSIAHARFAQARDIAARCSERLEFVTSVTEKVDAVLCHRFWGPLILLGILFVFYQASVTLGNYLAAQVWPVWGKLEVWAAAVLPQQGFLEDPVLTALGLWIVKSITAVLNYLPIFVIMFALVAILEDSGYMARIAFILDRIFHRFGLHGQSTLPLILGGVYVGGCAIPGVIATRAIPDERARMATILIVPMMNCLAKVPLYLLLVGAFFSSHAGWAMFFIGTVTLLMGLIVAKILSLTLLRGHNPAPFIIELPIYHMPSVYGVIRQTVDRIWMFLRKIGSVVVAVAVIIFALINFPDLPAERLAHYEGQQKALEQAFLAAVDKTSFKGRLEAADIVPLLLYQEDLRERKRGLTQAEANAVNQAALEENPVYAAVALRQGKDGKLLAGELRKIDGKRKTLRREIRQERFEDSFLGRAGKALESVTAGAGFTWRINVALLSALAAKENSAATLGAIYGLDGMSIGEGMASVSGFTPLHALALMLFMALYPPCVPAAIMVKTQTLSTRWMLFSILFQMTVGLMVATLVFTGGSWLGLSGFEAMWAYYGFCLVLLLLLALVPAGEEQQKPGPVAGPARP; translated from the coding sequence ATGGAACAGATCCTTACCGTTCTGGCCGGGCAGCCCAATTGCGGCAAATCGACCATCTTCAACATGCTCACCGGCGCCCGCCAGTATGTGGCCAACTACCCCGGTGTGACCGTCGAGAAAAAGGCGGGAAGTTTCGTGTGCGGCGACACGCGCGTCGAGCTGGTGGACCTGCCCGGGACGTACAGCCTGGCTTCCTGGTCGCCGGAGGAGATGGCCGCCCGGCAGTTCATCGTGGAAGAGGATCCGGCACAGATCGTGGCGGTGCTCGATGCCTCGACGCTGGAAAAAAGCCTGTATCTTTGCCTGCAGCTTCTGGAGATGCGGCGGCCCACCCTGGCCGTGCTGAACATGATGGACGTGGCGGCGAAGCGGGGGATACGGGTGGATGCCGATGCCCTTTCCCAGGCACTGGGCATCCCGGTCATCCGGGCCCAGGCCAGCAAGGGGATCGGGAAGCAGGAATTGTACAGCGCCATCACCGCGCGTCACGGCCGTTCCGGCAGCGCGGAGATCGTCGATTACGGCGAGCTGGAAACGGATATCCGGGAAATCACGCGCCTGCTGCCCCGGCAAGGGGTCAAGGGCTATCCTTCCCGCTGGTTTGCCATCAAGCTGCTGGAGCAGGACAGCCTTGCCGAGGGGCTGCTCGCTTCCGTGGATACGGAAGACGGCCGCATCGCCGCCCTGACCCGCCAATGCCGCGAGTCCTGGGCGACGCGGCACGGTGAGGATATGGTCAGGAGCATCGCCCATGCCCGTTTCGCCCAGGCGCGGGACATCGCGGCACGCTGCTCGGAACGCCTGGAGTTCGTCACCTCGGTGACGGAAAAGGTGGATGCCGTCCTCTGCCACCGTTTCTGGGGCCCGCTCATCCTGCTGGGGATACTGTTCGTTTTTTACCAGGCCTCCGTCACGCTGGGCAATTATCTGGCCGCCCAGGTCTGGCCGGTCTGGGGCAAGCTGGAGGTCTGGGCCGCCGCCGTCCTGCCGCAGCAGGGCTTTCTGGAAGATCCCGTCCTGACGGCGCTGGGGTTGTGGATCGTCAAAAGCATCACGGCAGTGCTGAACTACCTGCCCATCTTCGTCATCATGTTCGCCCTGGTGGCCATCCTTGAGGATTCCGGCTACATGGCGCGCATCGCCTTCATCCTCGACAGGATCTTCCACCGTTTCGGCCTGCACGGCCAGTCCACGCTGCCCCTGATCCTCGGCGGTGTCTATGTGGGCGGTTGCGCCATCCCCGGCGTCATCGCCACGCGTGCCATCCCCGATGAGCGGGCCAGGATGGCCACCATCCTCATCGTGCCCATGATGAACTGTCTGGCCAAAGTCCCGCTGTATCTGCTGCTGGTGGGGGCCTTTTTCAGCAGCCACGCGGGCTGGGCCATGTTCTTCATCGGGACGGTGACGCTGCTCATGGGCCTCATCGTGGCCAAGATCCTTTCCCTGACCCTGCTGCGCGGGCACAACCCCGCCCCGTTCATCATCGAGCTGCCCATCTACCACATGCCGTCGGTCTACGGGGTCATCCGCCAGACCGTGGACCGCATCTGGATGTTCCTGCGCAAGATCGGTTCCGTTGTGGTGGCCGTGGCCGTCATCATCTTCGCCCTCATCAATTTCCCCGATCTGCCGGCCGAACGGCTCGCCCATTATGAGGGGCAGCAGAAGGCCCTTGAGCAGGCCTTCCTGGCAGCGGTGGACAAGACCTCGTTCAAGGGGCGTCTTGAGGCCGCGGACATCGTACCGCTCCTGCTCTATCAGGAGGATCTTCGCGAGCGGAAACGCGGCCTGACGCAGGCCGAGGCCAATGCCGTCAACCAGGCCGCCCTGGAAGAGAACCCCGTCTATGCCGCCGTGGCCCTGCGTCAGGGCAAGGACGGCAAGCTGCTGGCCGGGGAATTGCGCAAGATCGACGGCAAACGCAAGACCCTGCGGCGCGAGATCCGCCAGGAACGTTTCGAGGACAGCTTCCTGGGACGTGCCGGCAAGGCGCTGGAAAGCGTCACTGCCGGAGCGGGCTTCACCTGGCGCATCAACGTGGCCCTGCTTTCCGCCCTGGCTGCCAAGGAGAACAGTGCCGCGACGCTGGGCGCCATCTATGGCCTGGACGGGATGAGCATCGGCGAAGGCATGGCCTCGGTGAGCGGTTTCACGCCCCTGCATGCCCTGGCGCTCATGCTGTTCATGGCTCTTTACCCGCCGTGCGTGCCTGCGGCCATCATGGTGAAGACACAGACGCTGTCCACGCGCTGGATGCTCTTTTCCATCCTTTTCCAGATGACCGTCGGCCTCATGGTGGCCACCCTGGTGTTCACAGGCGGATCCTGGCTCGGCCTGAGCGGCTTTGAAGCCATGTGGGCCTACTACGGCTTCTGCCTTGTCCTGCTGTTGCTCCTGGCACTGGTACCGGCCGGGGAGGAACAGCAAAAGCCCGGCCCCGTTGCCGGCCCCGCCCGTCCATAA
- a CDS encoding site-2 protease family protein, with the protein MFDFAFNAQRFAVYLIPTLLGIIMHEVAHGWMASRKGDQTARFMGRLTLNPVSHFDALGAAVFLLTSLGTGFIFGWAKPVPVNVRNLRDPARDMMWVALAGPVTNFLLAIGFALVLGAVVAMLPSPDISDTTRYFLLMLVAGVNINLCLAWINLLPIPPLDGSKIVAYFLPPRAAWAYMSAGRYGFIILVLLLATGLLGHILGPLIGGGSDLLLSLVGIK; encoded by the coding sequence ATGTTCGATTTTGCATTCAACGCACAGCGTTTCGCTGTCTACCTGATCCCCACCCTGCTCGGCATCATCATGCATGAAGTGGCCCACGGCTGGATGGCCTCCCGCAAGGGGGACCAGACCGCCCGCTTCATGGGCCGCCTGACCCTCAATCCCGTCTCGCATTTCGACGCCCTGGGCGCGGCCGTGTTCCTGCTCACCAGCCTGGGCACGGGCTTCATCTTCGGCTGGGCCAAGCCGGTGCCGGTCAATGTGCGCAACCTGCGCGACCCCGCCCGCGACATGATGTGGGTGGCCCTGGCCGGGCCCGTGACCAACTTTTTGCTGGCCATCGGCTTTGCCCTTGTCCTGGGCGCCGTGGTGGCCATGCTGCCCAGCCCCGACATCTCGGACACCACGCGCTACTTCCTGCTCATGCTGGTGGCCGGGGTGAACATCAACCTCTGCCTCGCCTGGATCAACCTGCTGCCCATCCCGCCGCTGGACGGCAGCAAGATCGTGGCCTATTTCCTGCCGCCGCGCGCCGCCTGGGCCTATATGAGCGCCGGGCGCTACGGCTTCATCATCCTGGTGCTCCTGCTGGCCACGGGCCTGTTGGGGCACATCCTCGGGCCTCTTATCGGCGGGGGCAGCGATCTGCTGCTTTCGCTTGTCGGTATCAAGTAA
- the trpS gene encoding tryptophan--tRNA ligase, with protein sequence MNTVRPRTVSGMRPTGPLHLGHYFGVLKNWVELQHTEEAYFFVADWHALTSDYADPSNIATNVEEMVKDWVAAGLDPEKCVIFRQSAVKEHAELSLLLSMITPVSWLERNPTYKEQQQQITNKDLGNAGFLCYPVLMAADILMYRPHGVPVGEDQLPHMELTREIARRFNYLYGGNFFPEPQAMLTPAAKCPGLDGRKMSKSYNNGIFLRDTMADIEPKVRGMFTDPARLRKSDPGNPDVCNLFPYHVLLASPEEQAEIRTGCTGASFGCVECKKRFLKNLEAFLAPLQERRAALSARPGAVAEILAAGNERARAFASATLAEVRAKMGL encoded by the coding sequence ATGAACACTGTTCGTCCGCGTACGGTTTCGGGCATGCGTCCCACCGGGCCGCTCCATCTGGGTCACTACTTCGGCGTCCTCAAGAACTGGGTGGAACTCCAGCACACCGAGGAAGCCTATTTCTTCGTGGCCGACTGGCACGCCCTGACCAGCGATTATGCCGACCCCTCCAACATCGCCACCAACGTGGAAGAGATGGTCAAGGACTGGGTGGCCGCCGGGCTGGATCCCGAAAAGTGCGTCATCTTCCGCCAGAGCGCGGTCAAGGAACACGCCGAGCTGAGCCTGCTGCTCTCCATGATCACCCCCGTCTCCTGGCTGGAACGCAACCCCACCTACAAGGAACAGCAGCAGCAGATCACCAACAAGGACCTGGGCAACGCAGGCTTCCTCTGCTACCCCGTGCTCATGGCCGCGGACATCCTCATGTACCGTCCCCACGGCGTGCCCGTGGGTGAAGACCAGCTGCCCCACATGGAGCTGACCCGCGAGATCGCCCGCCGCTTCAACTACCTTTATGGCGGCAACTTCTTCCCCGAGCCGCAGGCCATGCTCACCCCCGCGGCCAAGTGCCCCGGCCTGGACGGCCGCAAGATGTCCAAGAGCTACAACAACGGCATCTTCCTGCGTGACACCATGGCCGACATCGAGCCCAAGGTGCGCGGCATGTTCACCGACCCGGCCCGCCTGCGCAAGAGCGATCCCGGCAACCCGGACGTCTGCAACCTCTTCCCCTACCATGTGCTGCTGGCCAGCCCCGAAGAGCAGGCCGAGATCCGCACCGGCTGTACCGGCGCCAGCTTCGGCTGTGTGGAATGCAAGAAGCGCTTCCTGAAGAACCTGGAAGCCTTCCTGGCTCCCCTGCAGGAACGCCGCGCCGCCCTGTCGGCCCGTCCCGGTGCCGTGGCCGAGATCCTGGCCGCCGGCAACGAACGCGCCCGCGCCTTCGCCTCCGCCACGCTGGCCGAAGTGCGCGCCAAGATGGGGCTGTAA
- a CDS encoding DUF4198 domain-containing protein: MKKMSFAALGLAGALLLAAPAQAHFMMAYTPQTALEKAADLDFRIVFTHPAEAGHMMDMGGVKEFYALHQRGDGEAKKIDFKPLLKEITWKNPDSSAPAFSALVPRKELRSMGDYMFVMVPGYYYEKEEDVYMQQITKLLVNVGGIPGNWNTPAGLPCEIVPLAKPYGLWTGNVFQGQVLSNGKPVAGAEVEVEYMSHEPNLKKNGLSAKSSVKYPNGVMVTQAIMTDANGVFTFGIPKAGWWGFAALGVGPDKKHDGKELSQDAVIWVQAVDMK; encoded by the coding sequence ATGAAAAAAATGTCCTTTGCCGCGCTGGGCCTTGCCGGCGCCCTGCTGCTTGCCGCCCCCGCCCAGGCCCATTTCATGATGGCCTATACGCCGCAGACCGCTCTGGAAAAAGCCGCCGATCTGGATTTCCGCATCGTCTTCACCCACCCTGCCGAAGCCGGCCACATGATGGACATGGGGGGCGTGAAGGAATTCTATGCCCTGCACCAGCGCGGTGACGGTGAGGCCAAAAAGATCGACTTCAAACCCCTGTTGAAGGAGATCACCTGGAAGAACCCGGACTCCAGCGCCCCGGCCTTCTCCGCCCTGGTGCCGCGCAAGGAGCTGCGCAGCATGGGTGACTACATGTTCGTCATGGTGCCCGGCTACTATTATGAGAAGGAAGAAGACGTCTATATGCAGCAGATCACCAAGCTGCTGGTGAACGTGGGCGGCATCCCCGGCAACTGGAACACGCCGGCGGGCCTGCCGTGCGAGATCGTGCCCCTGGCCAAGCCCTACGGCCTGTGGACGGGCAACGTCTTCCAGGGCCAGGTGCTTTCCAACGGCAAACCCGTGGCCGGTGCCGAGGTGGAAGTGGAATACATGAGCCATGAGCCGAACCTCAAGAAGAACGGCCTGTCGGCCAAGTCTTCCGTCAAGTATCCCAATGGCGTCATGGTGACGCAGGCCATCATGACGGATGCCAACGGCGTCTTCACCTTCGGCATCCCCAAGGCCGGCTGGTGGGGCTTCGCGGCCCTCGGTGTCGGTCCCGACAAGAAGCACGACGGCAAGGAACTGTCCCAGGATGCTGTGATCTGGGTACAGGCCGTCGACATGAAGTAG
- a CDS encoding PP-loop family protein: protein MVAPEARWQALLPVLRHWPLAVAFSGGLDSRFLCFALRRAGCDVLALHATGPHVPQAESEAARRWARAQGLPLLEVRHDPLSLPEVAVNSRERCYACKRALMRRLREALAAAGGCRILCDGSNADDLTAFRPGQRAVREAGVLSPLALAGLHKQELRDLGASWGLDDPQQAARPCLLTRLAYGMSPEPALLARLAAAEADLAALPGLGDFRLRLTPEPVLQAAVLPDGLRPQVMQVLDAHGFGGAGMVEGTVSGFFDRGA from the coding sequence GTGGTAGCTCCCGAAGCCCGCTGGCAGGCCCTGCTGCCCGTGCTGCGGCACTGGCCGCTGGCCGTGGCCTTTTCCGGCGGGCTGGACAGCCGTTTCCTCTGTTTCGCCCTGCGGCGTGCGGGCTGCGACGTGCTGGCCCTGCACGCCACGGGGCCGCATGTGCCGCAGGCCGAGAGCGAGGCGGCGCGGCGCTGGGCCCGGGCGCAGGGGCTGCCCCTGCTGGAAGTGCGGCACGATCCCCTTTCCCTGCCCGAAGTGGCGGTGAACAGCCGGGAACGCTGCTATGCCTGCAAGCGGGCCCTCATGCGCCGTCTGCGTGAGGCCCTGGCCGCCGCGGGCGGTTGCCGTATCCTCTGTGACGGCAGCAATGCCGACGATCTGACCGCCTTCCGGCCCGGACAGCGGGCCGTGCGCGAGGCGGGCGTTCTCTCGCCCCTGGCGCTGGCCGGGCTCCACAAACAGGAGTTGCGCGATCTGGGCGCGTCCTGGGGACTGGACGACCCGCAGCAGGCCGCCCGGCCCTGCCTGCTGACCCGGCTGGCCTACGGCATGAGCCCGGAACCGGCCCTGCTGGCCCGTCTGGCCGCTGCCGAGGCCGATCTGGCCGCCTTGCCCGGCCTGGGGGATTTTCGTCTGCGCCTGACGCCGGAGCCCGTCCTGCAGGCGGCCGTGCTGCCTGACGGCCTGCGGCCGCAGGTCATGCAGGTGCTGGACGCCCACGGTTTTGGCGGGGCCGGGATGGTGGAAGGGACGGTCAGCGGTTTTTTTGACCGCGGAGCGTGA
- the rnhA gene encoding ribonuclease HI has product MKKVIIYTDGSCLGNPGRGGWAAILCLVGSTARRELVGGARLTTNNRMELGGVIAALSALREACEVDLYTDSKYVCDAVEKGWLAGWQKRNWIKSDKKPVLNVDLWKQLLPLLRTHKVTFHWLRGHAGHRENERCDELARAFAAGPDLPEDTGFTAAQA; this is encoded by the coding sequence ATGAAGAAAGTCATCATCTATACGGACGGTTCCTGCCTGGGCAATCCCGGCCGGGGCGGCTGGGCCGCCATCCTCTGCCTGGTGGGCAGCACGGCCCGCCGCGAGCTGGTGGGCGGCGCCCGCCTGACCACCAACAACCGCATGGAACTGGGCGGCGTCATCGCGGCCCTCTCCGCCCTGCGCGAAGCCTGCGAGGTGGACCTCTACACCGATTCCAAATACGTCTGTGACGCCGTGGAAAAAGGCTGGCTGGCCGGCTGGCAAAAGCGCAACTGGATCAAGAGCGACAAGAAGCCCGTGCTCAACGTGGACCTCTGGAAGCAGCTCCTGCCCCTGCTGCGCACCCACAAGGTCACCTTCCACTGGCTGCGCGGCCATGCCGGACACCGCGAGAACGAACGCTGCGACGAACTGGCCCGCGCCTTCGCCGCCGGTCCCGACCTGCCCGAGGACACGGGCTTCACGGCCGCCCAGGCCTGA